From the genome of candidate division WOR-3 bacterium:
AAGACATGCTTATTATAAAATCGGTCAAATTTTCTCAAAGGATAACAAAAAAATTGAGAACGCTTATCAATCTGCCATTACTTCAGAGTTGGGCTTAGGCTTTGCAATAAGAAAATGGGCACTCGGTGTTAATTTCTCAATAATAAGAACCTCGGTTTCTGAAAATCATTATATTCAACCTGCGATTGGTCTAATTGGTCATCCTTATCTTATTTATGATGCCTATATCAGTCTTTCCTTAATTGACTTGATTGAAAAATTTAATATAAAAGTCATAACGCCTAATGACCTTAATTTTCAAGAAATTAATTTAGACAATAATGGACAAAAAAAGATTTCGTCTGGTCAGAATCGGTCAAAACTAAATAATACCCAAATTAAAAATAATACCCAAATTAAAAACGAAGCAACTATAGCATCTTGTTGTTCTATGGCTCAGCATCGCACACAAAAACACCTTATTCTAAGTAGAACTTCGGATTATTTAAAACAATTAACTAAAGATGTCCACTGGTTTTACGAACAAAATATAATCAAAAGTGCTGGGTATCTATTAAAAAACAATTTGGTTTCTGGGCTTATCTTTGCGTTTAGTTTTTCTTGTGGTACTTCTGCAGTAGTTTCAGAAATAATAAAAAAAGAATTATTAAACTACTATCAAATACCAACTTTAACTCTCCTTTTTGATGAACATACTGCAGCGGGAGGTCTGATTACTCGAATCGAATCATTCGTTGATCTAATCCAACGAGAAAATTACAGATATGAATAATGTTTAACAAAACTTCTGATAAAAAAATATTAATTAAAATAATAAAATATATTATTAATTAAAATTCACCAGAAAGATATGAAATCTGCTTTTGCTTATATGGGCAACATTTATATTCCTTTGCGCACTTTCTTTAAGGAATTAGGTATTGAATTGATTGTGCCGCCGCCACCCAATAATAAAACATTGAAACTCGGAATTCAATATGCACCAGAAACTATGTGCATTCCCTTTAAGTTGACTTTGGGCAATATTATCGTGGCAATGAAAATGGGAGCTGATACTATTCTTCACACGACAGGTTTTTGGTCTTGCCGCTTTGGTTATTTTGGTAAACTTTATGCTTATATAGTTAAAGATTTAGGTTATAAATTCAACCATATTGATGTTAGTTTAATGCGTCTTAAAGAGCATTACCAATTAGTAAAGAAACTTAACAAAAATAGTGACCATCGAACAATGCTCTCATTTATAAAAGCATTTTCTAAGGCTTGGTATAAATCTTCTATTATGGAATTTATGGAAAAGACTGCTCGAGAAATCCGGCCTTTTGAAATTAATAAAGGAGAAGTTTCTAAAATTCTTGCAAAATACTTGACGGCATTAGATAATATTGATAGTATTAAAGATATGAATGGATTGAAAAAACAGTTTGTTAAGGAAATTGAAACAGTACCCAAAGATCTGTCAAGACCGATACTGAAGATAAAGATTGTTGGCGAGTCTTTTTGTGTAATTGAACCATTTGTTAACTTTAATTTAATTCAAACTTTAGGTGAACAGGGAATTTTTGTTGACCCATTTCTTACGGCTCATAAATGGCTTGGTTTTCATACTATAAGAAATGGTAGACGGGAATGGAAATCTATAGAAAAATTAGCCAGTAGTTATTGGAAATATAATGTCGGTGGCGAGGATAAAAAATCAGTTGGTTATACTTTGTTAGCTCCAAAGCAGGGTTTTGATGGTGTAATTTTTTTGCATCCTTTTGGTTGTATGTCAAGTAATGCGGTGCAACCAGTATTACATAAAATTAGCCAGCAACACAATATTCCTTTGCTTGATATCGGACTTGATGAACATACTGCTGAAACTGGATTTTATAATCGGATCGATGCATTTATTTCAATTTTGGCGAACCGCAGGAAAATACATCGGAAATGATTGATTGTTTACTTTAGAAAATATGACGGTTAATAATACGAAACGACCATCTCACTCAAACAGAGAGTTTCTTAACCAAGTAAAACATTTAGTTAAACAAAGACAATATGATACTTTGGGAGACTTATTTTTAGAGCACTTAGCTAACCTGTCCGAACCACTAATCCTAAACAATTTTTGGGAAGCGATTGATTATCTATCAGAAATTAATCAGGAAACATCATTTTTAGCAAAAGAATTAAGCCTTCTCATTGCTGACCATTTAATAGAAAACCGTCAATATCAAGAAGCATTGGTCCATTTTCAAAAGGTTTCTCGATATATCAATGCTAATGATAAAATCAGACCAAAAATTATATATTGTTATAAACAACTTTATCAAGAAAAACCACATTTTAATGAGTGCCTTAGAAAATCAGGAATTGTTGAGCAACAACCATTAGATGAAGCATTATCAGCATTTAATATGCTGATACAATTTGAATCCGGGACTCCGGTCTTTTCCAGTCGTTACGGTTATGGAGAAATCAAAAATATCGATTTCTTGTTAGATACGATAACGATTGAATTTTATGACCGGACGCCAATCACAATTACTCTTGAGCAAGCGATAAAATCTCTACAAATTGTTTCCCAGGACAATTTCTTTATTTTGAGAGCAAAGCGACCAGAGCAGTTGAAAAAAATGATTAGAGAGTCACCCGAGGAACTTTTGACCATAATCAAACGCGATGTGGTCGACGAAAAAAGTAAACTGATAGTGTTAGACACTATACCTGAATTATTGCAGAAAATCAGCCAACCTATGGCCGAATTAAAATCTTCGCTTCTAAAACAATTATTAAAAGGATATCTCGACGACGCTGAAATTGAATATTTTATTACCCAAATTAAGAAAAAGACGACTCAATCTCATAAAAAATCTATTTTGACCGATAGTCAGAATACTATCCTTTCGAAAATAGTTAAAAACATTGAAAAATTAACTACAGATGAAATTCTTGAACAGTTAAATCACTTTTCACCATCCCAGATAACAACTGAGTTATTGAAAGCGATTAGAAATAGACACTCTGCGGGGACGGGAATTCTTATGAAATTATTTTTAAGTCATAAAAATAAAAGAATCTTGCAAAGTATCTATAATTTACTAACTGAAAATGAACGAATGGAAATCATTAATAAAATCGATACGGAATATAAAACTTATCCAGAACATTTCTTATGGTTAACGGATGTTAAAACTAAAGAAAAAGAATATTTATCTAATCCGTTATCGGATTTAGTTCGATTTTTAGATATTGCTACTAATATTATGACAAAACAATATGCATCTGTAGTGCGAAAAAAAATAGTAGCCTCAGATTATGCTCTTATCCGAAAGGGAATTAATGAAGTTGAACCTAATCTTGCTATAGAATTATGGACTAAACTCAACCGCATAAATACTCTTTATCCTGAAGAGTTGGATAGGATTAAATCAATCTTTCAGCAAAGATTTCCTGAAATCTTCTCAGAAAAAGAAGACTGTCTTTACAATACAAAATCAGCGATTCGTAATAAAGAACAAGAATTGAAACACATCATTTCAGAAGAACTTCCTAATTGTGCTAATGAAGTTGCTCGCGCCCGTAGTTTTGGCGATTTGTCCGAAAATTATGAATATAAAGCAGCATTAGAAAAACAGCGTCGATTGATGAATAAAGTAACCCAAATTCAGAAAGAATTAGCAAAAGTCCGACCAATTGATTTTACTACAATTGATACCAGCCGAGTCAATATTGGCACAACTGTAAAATTATTACCCTTAGATTACAATTCAGAACAGAATATTATCACTTATACGATCTTGGGTCCCTGGGATTCAGATTTAACCAAAGGTATCATATCTTATCTGGCGCCATTTGCCCAAACACTATTGGGTAAACGGGTTGGTGATGAAATAGTCGATGAACAAGGCAAACATTATCGGATAATTGAAATAAATAAGTGTCTCTTTAATGATTAGTTAGATTATGAGTAAAAATGATTTCAAGAAAACTCAAATTATTAAGGCCAATCCTAATCAGCCTGAACCAAAAATAATTAAAATTGCCGGAGAAGTCATTATCCGAGGTGGTTTAGTTGTTTTACCAACTGATACTGTTTATGGTTTAGTTTGCGATGCAACTAATGCTCAAGCAGTAAAAAAAGTCTATCAGGTCAAAAAAAGACCATTATCAATACCTTTACTAATTGCAGTGAGTAGTGTCAAAGACATAGCAAAATATGTTCGAGATATTCCAGCCCAAGCAAAAATTCTGGCCAAAAAATTCTTACCCGGTGCTTTAACTTTAGTCTTAAAAAAATCATCAATCATACCAGATATTGTAACTGCGGGAAGGACTGATATCGGCATCCGAATACCTGATTGTAAACTTGTTTTACAATTGATTCGTTATACCAAAAGACCGCTTGTAATCCCTAGTGCGAACATCCACAATAGACCATCACCCATTACCGCTCAACAAGCCATAGAAGATTTATCTGGTAAAGTGGATTTAATAATTGATGGTGGCAAAACGAAACATGGTATTGAGTCCACTATCGTGTCAATCTCAAATAACAAAATAGAAATTATTCGGGAAGGAGCAATCTCTTATCAGACAATTAAAAATTATTTAAATCGAATAAAGAAAAAATAAAAAATACATATTTAGATACTAAAATCTCAATGAATTATTATGAAATTGGTCAATTAAAATACCTGCGTATCAAAAATTAAAACCGATAGAATATCCGAATTTGCTCACCTTGACGGTTAACTGCCATATCCAATTGATTAGTAACTAATTCTGCCAAACGGGCAAAGTCTTTAGCATTTTTCGGTCGCTGGTTGTTAATTGAAATTATAATATCGCCTGGGCTAATACCAAGCATCGCACCAATCGAATTTCTTTCTACTTCGACCACAACCACGCCGTCTTCAGTGGTTAAGTTGTATTTTTTCATTAAAGTAAAATTATTATCACTTACAGTTAAGCCGATTTTAGTCTTTATCTTTTCAATCTTTTCCTCGCTAACAATCTTTTTAGCGTTCTCTTTACTTTGAGCAATAAACTTCTTGACATTATTAATCGGGATAGCAAAGCCGATTCCTTCTGACCCACCACTACGAGAGAAAATAAAAGTATTAATACCAATTACTTCACCTAAGGCATTAGTTAGTGGTCCGCCTGAATTACCGGGATTAATTGCCGCATCAGTTTGAATCATATTCTTAAATTCCCGACCATCACTTTGACCTGGTTTCAAGTTACGGTTAAGTGCTGAAATTACTCCGACAGTAATCGACGGTTGAGCATCCTCTAACAAAAAACCAAATGGATTTCCGAAAGCAATACACCATTCACCAATCATTAAATCATCCGAGTTTCCTAAAGTTGCATATGGTAAATCTTTACCTTTAATTTTAAGCAAAGCCAAGTCATTCGTTCGGTTAATATCAACCAGTTCACCATCAAATTGTCGGCCGTCAGGTAAAGTCACTTTGATTTTCGTTGCACCTTCAACCACATGAGCATTAGTAACAATATCACCTTGTTCATTTATAATTACACCTGAACCCAGACTTTGAATCTGCTCTTTATATTGGCGGGGTGGGAAAAAATCTCGGAAGAAATCATCCCAAAATCTATCAGCAAATGGACTCAGAAATGGACTCGTAGTCACAACTCGTTCTTGAATTACAGTAATTGAAACGACTGCAGGGCTGACTTTACGAGCGGCTAAAACGATTGCAGTAGTTCGCGACAAACTAATTTCACCTTGTAAACTTGTTGGAACAATCGCTCCTGGATTTGTGACAATTTGGACAACTCGCGGTTTACGATAGGTTGCGACTAAAACGAATACAATAATAACAATTGAAACCACAATAATAAGTAACAGATTTTTTTTCATACTTTATTATAACTTGTGCTATTAGAATGTCAACTATGGTTCTGTTTGGTATGAAAATGGCTAATTTTGGTGGAAAAATTTTATTTATTAAAGATACGCATATCTCTTTCATTCCGTTTTAAGTTTTACCTTGGTTATTTCAAATGATACATTGTTTCCTAACAAAATAAGTTTTACCTTGGTTATTTCAAATGATATATTGTTTCCTAACAAAATAAGTTTTACCTTGGTTATTTCAAATGATACATTGTTTCCTAACAAAAGATTGAAGGAAAGAACCTTTTCTACTTTCCCTTTCAATTTTTTCGTATAGAGATATATTCAAATTTTTTTAAAAATTGGGAATATGGAATTTTATAGGTATAACTAATTATAGGTATAACTAAACCCCAGACATCAATCAAACAAGCCACCAGCCTGTTTTACCGAGGAGATAAAGGATTAGGCGACTTTATCTGCTATCCTATTGATAATCCAAAGGTTAAAGCATTCGGTCACATAAAGGACAATCGAAATATCTGTAGATTTCGTGGTCAGAAGGGTATGCCAGTGGGTTGCCGAGGGGTATGCCCCCCGGCCTGCCCCCTGGCTTGCCGACCGGCTTACCTATTAGGTGACCGATGGTGTCAGTTAAGCCGGTAGTTAAAACAAAAGTATAATCGAGTAGATTATTGGAACTGTCTATTAACAGAAACAGCAGGATAGAACATTAAAAAACTGGGGGAAAAGAATATACTTATCTTTAATTTACAGAACTTCCCCAAACCTTGACAATAATCTTTTCTTAGGCTATAGCTCATTGCGATAACCACAGAAGTGTTCATCTGCAACTCTTTGGAGTGGTTTGCGGTCGAAAAATTAGTCCTGCCCCACTAAAATAAGTAAGATTCAATAGCATCTTTTGCGCCATTACGAGCAATTGTATCAACTCTATCATTAAACATTTAATTTCCTTACGAATTTTGCGGTGCTTTGTTTTTGCTTGCAGTCAAAAATTACTCTTAACTTCATTTGATTTTTAACATAACCTTTCATTGTATGTACCTTTTTGCCGGCGCCTGACTTGTTTGATTAGTGCCGGCGCTTTTTATTATATTCATAAGATACTTAATTCTAATTTTTCCACAAAACTTGATTATATCTCAATTAAATAGAACTTTGAATCGTCCCTCAAAAATTACAAAAGACTGAAAATATTCCTAAATTTTAATGTATTCAGTGGCAAAAATTGATTTATTCATAAGTTTCAATTATATATATATTGATTTATTCAGAAGTTTCAATTATATATATCCTAATAAATTTCTATAACTTTTTACATTTTCTCTACGAGTTAATATGTGTTATCTCTTACAGATTGTGCTTCTATTCCACCAAATTATCAAAATGCATAAAATGTTCTTATTTCTATCCTTGCTTTGCAGTTTTCATTATTTTATGTAATCTATTTCCTATTATCTTATCTGTCTTTTGTGACTTTAATATTTCCGCAAATTTTGAAACCTCCATAAAATTTCTCTTTACAATTTACGGTTTTTATAAGATAATAATTTATGCCTTATCGCGAACAAAAAGTTGCTAATCTCATAAAAGATGCGGTCGCCCAAATTGTGCTTCAAGATTTGGCTGACCCTAATATTGGTTTTGTCACTATTACCGGTGCTAAAATAACCAGCGATTACAAAAAAGCTTTTATCTACTTTTCCGTTATTGGTGATGAAAACCGACAACAAGAAACATTAAGACGGCTCAACCATGCTGCCGGATATGTAAGACACCTCTTAAAACAAAAAGTAATTCTAAAGACTATGCCTGAAATCCGCTTTGAGATTGATACCCTACTTCAAGCAGAACAGAAAATCGGCTTAATTCTTGATGACTTGCACAAAAAGTCCGATAATCAATAAGTCGGAAAAGACAAGATTACGAGGCGTCTTACTATTAAATAAGCCCGTAGGTGTTTCCTCTTATGACTGTATCCGTAAGATAAAACCAATAATACCCAAAATAAAAATTGGACATGCTGGAACCTTAGACCCGATTGCCCAAGGACTATTAATTATCCTTTTAGGCGAGGCAACTAAAATCGCACAGTATTTAAGTTTTCTTGATAAAGAATATATTGCTAAAGTTCGCTTAGGGATTACAACGGATACGGATGATATTACTGGTAAAGTAATTAAAGAAAGTCCATATGAACATATTAATAAAGAAAATATTATAAATGTCATTAATTCTTTGAAAGATATAAAAACTCAACAACCGCCGCGCTATTCTGCACTAAAATATCAAGGTAAAAGAATGTATGATTTGGCAAGACAAAATATTAACTTCACACCAAAAGCAAAACCAGTTAAAATAAAACAGATTGAGATACTTGGTTTTAATCCACCATGGCTTGAAATTAAAACTACAGTTAGTAAAGGCACTTATATTAGAGCCTTAGCCCGAGATATCGGCGAATTTTTAGGATGCGGCGCGACCTTAGAAGAATTAATCCGCACTAAAATTGGAAAATTTAGAATTCAAGATGCAATTGATTTGGAAAATATAAGTTATGAGTTAATCGAAAAAGAAATGTATTCTCTAAATGAAGTATTAAATGATATTCCGGCGATTGTTGTTTCTGAAACAATTATCCGAAAGGTCCTCAACGGACAACCTTTATCCTGGACGCAGACAGAAGATTTGCACCTTGAAACCGATTTAATCAGAATCACAGATAACCAAAACCGAATTTTGATTATAGGAAAGTGTAAAGATAATAAAATCTATCCTGACCGGGTGATTTATGCAGATTTATCCGATTAGAGCCCATCAGCACTATCCAGAAATTGAAGGTGCAATAATTACAATTGGCAGTTTTGATGGCCTACATCGCGGACATCAAAAAATATTGCGTAAGGGAATGGAAATTGCTCAGAAATTGAAAAAACCGTTTGGTGTTATAACCTTCACGCCAATCCCCCAAATGATAATTTATAAAGATTTTCATTTTTTACTAACTACAGATGAGGAAAAAATTAAAATCTTAGAAGGGTATCCAATAGACTTTTTAGGGTTTATAAAATTTACCCCAAATCTTAAACAAGTTGAACCAAAATCGTTTATTGCTAATTACATTGTAAACCCGATTAGACCATCAGTAATTGTCGTTGGTGAAGACCATCAATTTGGTAAAGAAGGCAAAGGTAATATAAGTCTGCTTCGGAAAATTAGCAAAGAGTTTAACTTTGAATTAGTAGAGGTTAGTGCACTCAAATACCATTCTGCGCCAATTAAAAGCACCCGAATCCGCGAGTTATTAATTTTAGGCAATGTCAAAAGGGCAAATGAACTTTTAGGCTATCCGTATGCATTAACTGGTAAAGTTATTAAAGGAAAAGGATTAGGAAGAAAAATTGGCTTTCCTACTTTAAATCTATTAGTTAAAGAAAAAATGAAATTAATTCCCGCAGATGGTGTCTATCATATTAATGCTTTGATTGAACATAAACGATATAACGGATTATTATACATTGGGTCAGCACCAACAATAAATATTCCCACTACCCAAAGAACCATAGAAGTTCATCTTTTAGGCATTGTTCCTAATTTTCAACCTAAAACTTTGACAGTTGAGTTTCTTAGTTGGTTAAGACCGGAACGAAAATTTTCTACTATCGAAGAATTACGACAACAGATTACGACAGATGTTAAAAAAATAGAAAGACAGATTAAATAAACATTTAATTATTCAGTGAATAGTCCCCAAGATAATATTTAATCACCAAATTGGAAGATTTTGTTCTTGAGAATTACGGTTTCAATTTTACCTTTTAATTTATGACCAATAAAAGGCGAGTTTTTTGATTTAGAAAAAATATTGTCTTTTGTCAAAACCCATTCTTTACTTAAATCTAAAATAGTAATTGAAGCAAAAGCATTTTGGGTGATTTTACCTGATGTTTTTAGACCTAAGATCTTTGCTGGTTTGGTTGTCAAACAGGCAATATAATTTTCTAAATTCAAATATTTTTTTAGAACCAATTCTTGGTATCCTAAAGAAAATGCGGTTTCAAATCCAATCATTCCGGATTTGGCTTTATCCCAGTCAACTTTCTTTTTTGAAATATGCCAAGGTGCATGGTCAGTGGCAATTGCATCAATTGTGCCATCAGTTAAGCCTTCTTTTATGGCT
Proteins encoded in this window:
- a CDS encoding GreA/GreB family elongation factor, which translates into the protein MTVNNTKRPSHSNREFLNQVKHLVKQRQYDTLGDLFLEHLANLSEPLILNNFWEAIDYLSEINQETSFLAKELSLLIADHLIENRQYQEALVHFQKVSRYINANDKIRPKIIYCYKQLYQEKPHFNECLRKSGIVEQQPLDEALSAFNMLIQFESGTPVFSSRYGYGEIKNIDFLLDTITIEFYDRTPITITLEQAIKSLQIVSQDNFFILRAKRPEQLKKMIRESPEELLTIIKRDVVDEKSKLIVLDTIPELLQKISQPMAELKSSLLKQLLKGYLDDAEIEYFITQIKKKTTQSHKKSILTDSQNTILSKIVKNIEKLTTDEILEQLNHFSPSQITTELLKAIRNRHSAGTGILMKLFLSHKNKRILQSIYNLLTENERMEIINKIDTEYKTYPEHFLWLTDVKTKEKEYLSNPLSDLVRFLDIATNIMTKQYASVVRKKIVASDYALIRKGINEVEPNLAIELWTKLNRINTLYPEELDRIKSIFQQRFPEIFSEKEDCLYNTKSAIRNKEQELKHIISEELPNCANEVARARSFGDLSENYEYKAALEKQRRLMNKVTQIQKELAKVRPIDFTTIDTSRVNIGTTVKLLPLDYNSEQNIITYTILGPWDSDLTKGIISYLAPFAQTLLGKRVGDEIVDEQGKHYRIIEINKCLFND
- a CDS encoding acyl-CoA dehydratase activase-related protein; translated protein: MKSAFAYMGNIYIPLRTFFKELGIELIVPPPPNNKTLKLGIQYAPETMCIPFKLTLGNIIVAMKMGADTILHTTGFWSCRFGYFGKLYAYIVKDLGYKFNHIDVSLMRLKEHYQLVKKLNKNSDHRTMLSFIKAFSKAWYKSSIMEFMEKTAREIRPFEINKGEVSKILAKYLTALDNIDSIKDMNGLKKQFVKEIETVPKDLSRPILKIKIVGESFCVIEPFVNFNLIQTLGEQGIFVDPFLTAHKWLGFHTIRNGRREWKSIEKLASSYWKYNVGGEDKKSVGYTLLAPKQGFDGVIFLHPFGCMSSNAVQPVLHKISQQHNIPLLDIGLDEHTAETGFYNRIDAFISILANRRKIHRK
- a CDS encoding L-threonylcarbamoyladenylate synthase, with the translated sequence MSKNDFKKTQIIKANPNQPEPKIIKIAGEVIIRGGLVVLPTDTVYGLVCDATNAQAVKKVYQVKKRPLSIPLLIAVSSVKDIAKYVRDIPAQAKILAKKFLPGALTLVLKKSSIIPDIVTAGRTDIGIRIPDCKLVLQLIRYTKRPLVIPSANIHNRPSPITAQQAIEDLSGKVDLIIDGGKTKHGIESTIVSISNNKIEIIREGAISYQTIKNYLNRIKKK
- a CDS encoding trypsin-like peptidase domain-containing protein, producing MKKNLLLIIVVSIVIIVFVLVATYRKPRVVQIVTNPGAIVPTSLQGEISLSRTTAIVLAARKVSPAVVSITVIQERVVTTSPFLSPFADRFWDDFFRDFFPPRQYKEQIQSLGSGVIINEQGDIVTNAHVVEGATKIKVTLPDGRQFDGELVDINRTNDLALLKIKGKDLPYATLGNSDDLMIGEWCIAFGNPFGFLLEDAQPSITVGVISALNRNLKPGQSDGREFKNMIQTDAAINPGNSGGPLTNALGEVIGINTFIFSRSGGSEGIGFAIPINNVKKFIAQSKENAKKIVSEEKIEKIKTKIGLTVSDNNFTLMKKYNLTTEDGVVVVEVERNSIGAMLGISPGDIIISINNQRPKNAKDFARLAELVTNQLDMAVNRQGEQIRIFYRF
- a CDS encoding bifunctional riboflavin kinase/FAD synthetase; amino-acid sequence: MQIYPIRAHQHYPEIEGAIITIGSFDGLHRGHQKILRKGMEIAQKLKKPFGVITFTPIPQMIIYKDFHFLLTTDEEKIKILEGYPIDFLGFIKFTPNLKQVEPKSFIANYIVNPIRPSVIVVGEDHQFGKEGKGNISLLRKISKEFNFELVEVSALKYHSAPIKSTRIRELLILGNVKRANELLGYPYALTGKVIKGKGLGRKIGFPTLNLLVKEKMKLIPADGVYHINALIEHKRYNGLLYIGSAPTINIPTTQRTIEVHLLGIVPNFQPKTLTVEFLSWLRPERKFSTIEELRQQITTDVKKIERQIK
- the rbfA gene encoding 30S ribosome-binding factor RbfA, which codes for MPYREQKVANLIKDAVAQIVLQDLADPNIGFVTITGAKITSDYKKAFIYFSVIGDENRQQETLRRLNHAAGYVRHLLKQKVILKTMPEIRFEIDTLLQAEQKIGLILDDLHKKSDNQ
- a CDS encoding acyl-CoA dehydratase activase-related protein, yielding MPQIGIPRALYSYYYFPLWQKFFEMLDCEIILSPPTTKKILSEGVKIAPEEICLPVKTFLGHCAYLKNQCDYLLVPRMVCMLNETQNLKYGCPKAIGLPDIVSACFSDSINVIELTIDERKINQRHAYYKIGQIFSKDNKKIENAYQSAITSELGLGFAIRKWALGVNFSIIRTSVSENHYIQPAIGLIGHPYLIYDAYISLSLIDLIEKFNIKVITPNDLNFQEINLDNNGQKKISSGQNRSKLNNTQIKNNTQIKNEATIASCCSMAQHRTQKHLILSRTSDYLKQLTKDVHWFYEQNIIKSAGYLLKNNLVSGLIFAFSFSCGTSAVVSEIIKKELLNYYQIPTLTLLFDEHTAAGGLITRIESFVDLIQRENYRYE
- the truB gene encoding tRNA pseudouridine(55) synthase TruB; protein product: MTCTKSPIINKSEKTRLRGVLLLNKPVGVSSYDCIRKIKPIIPKIKIGHAGTLDPIAQGLLIILLGEATKIAQYLSFLDKEYIAKVRLGITTDTDDITGKVIKESPYEHINKENIINVINSLKDIKTQQPPRYSALKYQGKRMYDLARQNINFTPKAKPVKIKQIEILGFNPPWLEIKTTVSKGTYIRALARDIGEFLGCGATLEELIRTKIGKFRIQDAIDLENISYELIEKEMYSLNEVLNDIPAIVVSETIIRKVLNGQPLSWTQTEDLHLETDLIRITDNQNRILIIGKCKDNKIYPDRVIYADLSD